ACCCTCTCCCCGTGGGCGGGGAGAGGGGACGCGGCGCGGCTCGGCGCAGCGGGCCGTCTGATGCGGCCTTTGTCACCGGGTATAATCCGGCTATGCCGTAAAATCAGCCTCATTGGTCAAGGATCGCGCAACCCCCATGTCGAAGACAGATCTCGCCGCCAACCTCTCCCGCATCGCCGAGGCGCTGGAGCGCCTCGCGCCGCCGCCGCCGGAAAAGCCCGATTTTGCCGCCGCCCAGGCCTTCGTCTGGCGGGCGGCGGGGTCGGTCTTTCATCCGGTGAAAAAGGTCAATCGCGTCGATCTCGCGCTGCTGGAGGGCGTCGCGCTCCAGCGCGACATTCTCTTTTCCAACAGCGAGCGTTTCGCGCGGGGCCTGCCGGCCAACAATGCCCTTCTCTGGGGCGCGCGCGGCATGGGAAAATCCTCTCTCGTCAAGGCCGTGCATGGGGCGCTGGCCGGGGCGGGGCGCCTGAAGCTCGTCGAAATCCACCGCGAGGACATTGAGGCGCTGCCCGACCTCCTCGGCGCGCTGGCCGACGCGCCTTTCCAGTTCATCGTGTTTTGCGACGATCTCTCTTTCGACGGCGCGGAGACGAGCTACAAGGCGCTCAAAACCGCGCTGGAAGGCGGCGTCGAGGGGCGGCCCGCCAATGTGCTGTTCTACGCCACCTCCAACCGCCGCCATCTCATGCCGCGCGACATGGTGGAGAACGAGAGCGCCCACGCCATCCACGGCAAGGAGGCGGTGGAGGAGAAAGTGTCGCTTTCCGACCGCTTCGGCCTGTGGATCGGCTTCCACAACTGTAGCCAGGACGACTATCTCGCCATGGTCTTCGGCTACGCCCGCCACTACGGGCTGGAGGCGCCGCCAGACGAGATTCGCGCCGAGGCGCTCGAATGGGCGATGACGCGCGGCGCCCGCTCGGGCCGCGTCGCCTGGCAGT
The DNA window shown above is from Methylocystis echinoides and carries:
- a CDS encoding ATP-binding protein, with translation MSKTDLAANLSRIAEALERLAPPPPEKPDFAAAQAFVWRAAGSVFHPVKKVNRVDLALLEGVALQRDILFSNSERFARGLPANNALLWGARGMGKSSLVKAVHGALAGAGRLKLVEIHREDIEALPDLLGALADAPFQFIVFCDDLSFDGAETSYKALKTALEGGVEGRPANVLFYATSNRRHLMPRDMVENESAHAIHGKEAVEEKVSLSDRFGLWIGFHNCSQDDYLAMVFGYARHYGLEAPPDEIRAEALEWAMTRGARSGRVAWQFVTDLAGRLGKTL